DNA from Macrobrachium nipponense isolate FS-2020 chromosome 29, ASM1510439v2, whole genome shotgun sequence:
CCTTTTGAAGTGCGGCACGGCAGAGTGTTGAAGGAAGGTTAACTCTGTCGACAAGATTGAGGGCCCAGATCAGGAGTCGTCGTCGTTGTATTCCTTCCTGGCTGCATCCCCTGGCTTCTCCCAAGTTAGCACAGTACTGATGGGGCGTGAATTCGACTTCCACAGCCACAATCACAGTATGGAGGAGAAGCCACCCAGCAGAACACCTTCACCGCCACCGACTTTAGCCACCCTGGTCCCAGTCAATCTCAGCATTGCTACTTCACAAGCATTAGTGGTGGTTTCAGCTCTCCCTGTATCATCTTCGCCATCTTCCTCTCCCATCACTGTTACGCCTGTGCTTCTTACAACCGAATCAACAGCTGCTCCAGGAGAGGCCAGCTTGAGTACCCATGATGATCCCCCTGGAGGAAGGAGTGTCGCCACTTCTCCTGAGCCGGTACGCACCATCTCCGCCCACACCCACTGTCCTGCGGCACAGTGTAGGCGGCCACCACCGCAAACGCCGCGTTATCGCTCGTGGCCATTGTGGTATCCTTATGCCGTAATCGCACACTGCATGTCAGCTGCCACTGCTGCTGTTGCCGCTCATAGTCTGCTCATGTTTGCTCTTGCTCGCACCCTGTCTTCTCTTTTCTCTGTTTAATTCTGCATGAATCAGCATGTTAAGTGTATGAATGTGTTGTAAATTTACTTAAGTTTGTCAATATTAATGATTGTTTTCTTTCTCCCAACAGCAATCTCTGCTGCACCCAAGTGTGGCAGAAGCATTGTCAGCATCATATGGCCTGGCATCATCATTTGGAGACGACTCATTAGGTGGAACAACAAGCGAGGAGTTCAAATTAGGATCTGCATTCACAGCTACTCCAACCCCTAGCTATGGTGAAAGTAGTGAAACCACATTTGGTGATGTCTTCCAAGCTGAATATCTTCTTACAGCACCACCCCTTGAAGACCTGAAGCCTGTTATTACCCACCCTTCAACAGGAACTCCTCCACCAGGCTCTCCTGGGCAGAGTGCATCAGCTTCAGCAGCTGCTGCTGCAGCAGCAGCTGCTGCAGCCTTACCTAGCTTCCAAGAGACTTATTCTCCTAGATACAGACCACTGGGCTCTGATGTGTTTactttcaaaactgatgaaggcAGACCTGCAGATTATTCACAGCCACCACCAGCTCACCAAGCCTTCCCACAAGCTTCtccacagcaacagcagcaaatCCAACAGCAAGCTCAGCTTCctcctcagcagcagcagcagcagcagccaaccTCATTTGAAGCATATACTCAAGCTTCCCATGTGTATACTCGGCCTGCACCTTACCCAAGTCCTTCGGTCCCAGTTACACATGCATACAGTGGGCCTGCTAAGACATTCAGTAGTGAATTTTATCCTGCTGCACCTACTTATGATGCTTTACAGCCACTGCATCCTGAACACTACATGCGACCCTCTACATCCCAACAGTATACAGAAATGGGCCCTGCCTCTACTTCTAATACCCCACCAGTGTCCTTCCTAAGCCGTAAGGGTGACCACATTGACCCTACTTTGATGCGCCTTCATGCTCCTCCAATGTCAGCTCCTCGACCAGCATCTGAACAAAAACCTCAGTCTCCATCACAACTTTGTGCAGTATGCGGTGATACTGCTGCTTGTCAACATTATGGGGTTCGCACATGTGAAGGATGTAAAGGATTCTTCAAGCGCACCGTACAGAAGAATGCAAAATATGTATGTCTTGCAGACAAAAATTGTCCTGTTGATAAGCGACGAAGAAACAGATGTCAATTTTGCCGTTTCCAAAAATGTCTTGTAGTGGGAATGGTTAAAGAAGTAGTAAGGACCGACAGTTTGAAAGGCAGACGGGGTCGCTTACCTAGTAAACCTAAGAGCCCACAAGAATCTCCACCATCACCACCAGTGTCTCTGATTACAGCCTTGGTAAGGGCTCATGTTGATACAACACCTGATGTTTCTAATCTTGACTACTCACAGTACCGTGAACCTTCTAATGGAACTGATTCTCCTACTACGGAAGCAGAAAGGATCCAACAGTTTTATGCCCTCCTCACCTCCAGCATTGAAGTTATCAGACATTTTGCAGAAAAAATTCCAGGGTATCATGATCTTGCAAGAGAAGACCAAGATCTTTTATTCCAGTCTGCCTCTCTTGAACTCTTTGTCCTAAGAGTTGCATACAGACTTGTGTAAGTATTAAATAGTTTCTTCTTAAATTTTTTGGCTTCTTTTAATTTGTGATTTTACTGCTTCAGTACATTGCTATTGTCTGTTGATATTTAGTATCCATTATTGAGATCCTAAGAAGATTGAGCCAGGAATTaaactttcatttttgttatttcaggAGCAACCCCGATGAAACCAAGTTTGTCTTTGATAGCGGACGTGTATTGCATAGATCTCAGTGCGAAAGATCGTTTGGGGAATGGCTACAAGGCATTCTGGACTTTTCAGGTTCATTAAAAGCAATGGATTTGGATATTTCTGCATTTGCATGCCTTTCAGCATTGACTATTATTACAGGCAAGTTTTAGAGtaattaaatatgatataaatacagAATTATCAGTAATGAAAGTATACCACAAGGCATTTTGAAATTAGACTTACATTGCATACACTGTACAGTATTAGTATTGAAAGAAAGCACAGTATCACGTTAGAATATCACCATGATTGTTTATCTACTAATTGTTTTCTTGTTCTTagtaattttgaattttatgcAATTATTAGATTAAATGTAATGCAGTCtcatataaaatggaaaattttcattACAGAGCGACACGGACTCAAGGATACAAAGAAAGTTGAGCAGTTACAAATGAAGATTATCAATTCACTAAGAGATCATGTTACCTACAACGCAGAAGCACAGAAAAAACCTCACTACTTCTCTCGCATTCTTGGCAAGTTACCTGAGCTACGGTCCCTCTCTGTGCAGGGCCTTCAGAGGATTTTCTATCTCAAGCTTGAAGACCTTGTTCCTGCACCTCAGCTTATTGAGAACATGTTTGTCTCCAGCTTACCTTTCTGAATTAGTGAGAAGACATGTTTTCATTCTGCTACAGGCCAACAGGCCCTCCCTGTTGAAGCTGTTGGGGTGATGGCCACCAGATGAAACTGTTGGGCCTCGGCAGTATATTTCTGCAGCCGTGGCCCTGAGACAGGTAATGAAAGTGGTGAGCCAGTCCTCACTGACCTACTCGAACTAGTGTACGCTAAACAAAACCTCAGTACCTACATTTGCATACCATTTCAGCATTCTTGGTGTACTTCAACAACAGACTTCAACAAGTTTTAGGAACACACTTTGCAGTGAACTTGCATAGTTAGAAGTAAAATGTGCATTGTGGTTGTAAGTTGCACACACTATGATGGCAGCAAAAGCACATACACAGTTCATTTACAGAGTTTACAAAAAGTATGATAGCAAAGTTATTTTCTAATAATCGGTATAAGGAAAAGGCCCCGGTTGGAAGTTCAGCTCCAGGTACTACTTGAGTGGGAAACTCTGAGTAGTGTCAGCATCTGAGACTTGTCAGTTCGGCGGTATGCCTTGACAAACTAGTCATTCTGTGATTTactggaaaatatttaaaaaaaatgaatttgaagAATGAGTAATGAGAATATTGTTTATACTTTGAGCTCAGTAAAGcttaattatgtatttttgtaattactTTTAAGTCAACTTAGGATAGTCTGAAATACAATATTTTCGGCCTTACCTTGTGCATAGGTAATTGTACAAAACCCTGTACATAAATACTCCAAATATTTACGCTCTTTAAATATCAAGTCGCATAATTCTGTAAGAAGGTTCAGTCTGAGAATAAGAGTAACAGAATTTTTGGTGTACACATTAATGTATTTTGATGGTGAATGAAATGTGTTATTTTGGTTAACTGGAAGTGTTATGGTATGTAAGTAATATGGCTTACATACTAAATATGCCCTGAACGAAATAGCAGAGGTTTATTGTTATTATGCCTGTCACTTGCCCTTATCGTACTGCTTGGACGAGCAGTTATATAACATGTTTGAAAAGGGttcttgtatgcatttgaatgaATGACTTTTTTTATACACTTAATGTGTACAACTTTTTAACGCTAGCCTTATGGTGCTGTCCCTATAGCATTCCAAGTGGAAACAGGATAATTTAGTTTGCATTTAAGTAATCAACCGTTCCCCAAAAATCATGGTTGCTTGGACTGCCCTTCTTACCTTGAAACCCCTAAGATAGAACCTGTGCTTGGAAGGTCATGGCTTGTGAGATAGTTCGCAGTTCCTTCCTCAAAGGAGGAGAGCTGCATCCGTATGAAGGATGGATGTAACAAATCCTAAGACTTGGGCGACTGTTCCAGAACTTTTTATTCTGCTATTGTATGTTGTCCCTCTGAATGTGTTCTTGGGCCGGTGATAATATTGTAGAGTAAATGATCTACTAATGCTTTTTTCAGTCTAAGTGGGAGTTACATAGGTTCTCAGTCTCAAAATGTGCTGCTAGaactaataacatattttcaatgGAAAGTCTCGAGTACCTGTAGCCTGAACGCGGCGCCCGTATGTAACCCCGCTATAGCGAATATTATTGCCATGGCTTGAATTCAGCCTATTTGTCCCAGTTTTAACGTTGTCTGGTCACTGTTTTGCCTTTTATGTTTTAGTCAgtattatatgtaattttgtgTCATATATTCAGTGTTCACAATCCTTCAGCTATACGTCCACTGAATCCAATAAACCTCATGTGAATAGCCGCTCTCCCTCCCATGCGTCACTCTCCCAACCATCACTTCCATCAGATGTGAGGTTCCGTTGCAAAGACAGCACACCTCTGCAAAATCAGACTGAAAATCATGAAATTTGTGGGCTTTTGCCGATCAGTTCCTGTCGATACAATGTGCTGTCAGTTAAGTTGGCAGGAATGAGAGGGAAACAGGTAGCTGTTCCTCCTGTGATTTTGCAACAAAACATGATTCCCCCCAATATTGAACAGTAGTACTCGATTACTTTCTTTTTCGCTGATGTACCTATAGTTGAACAGTACAACAGATTCTGTTGGCAACATTACCTATTAGCAAGTCCAAAGAAAGCGATGATTAAGCAATTTTGAAATTCCAAAGATTTTGATGTCGCATAAGTATACCTTGTTGTACAGTCGTTTTGAAGGACAATCTAAAAgttatatttgttcattttattatgGTTTACCCTCAGTGGTAAGACTTTTTGAatgtttcccttcccttcccatcactccccccccccccccccccccccccccccccccccccccgaccctgACTCTGAACCCActcccccatatatttttcagacaTACACACATGCGGATGACCTGGACCTGGGAGTAGTATTTCATACTTTCTGGGCTTCTCAAACTGTTAGCAGAAATCTCATGGATGGTATACTTGTGTACCCAAAAGCGACCCACAGGtttattcatctatctatctacccatTTCTCTGCGTGTTCCTGGCTTGTCCCATATGGTGCTGGGGTCATCCAAATGTGtataaactatacatacatacatatacatacatacatacatatatatatatatatatatatatataatttgccttGAGCTTCTATGTAGCAATAATCATCTTAAAGAGAGGGAATTTCGATGgatttaaaaatatatgcatataggtaTTCTTTTTATGGCCAGGTTATTATCACTGAAAAACCCTCAAACATTATGTTCCTATTGATTAatcttttattatcatattttatatttaaagcaACAAACTAACAAAACAATTGGCTCAGTAATATAATATTTACTGCTAGTAAATAGATTTTTAGAATAGCTGATATATTTAGTGATTGCTGGCCTAACAGAAGATTGGCGGGTGtaagaaaatacatatatttctctctctctctctctctctctctctctaaacctgtTGCAACAGATTGGTGCTGactatacagacatacatttagaatGTATAAACCTCAGTATATGCAGTAAAAAATATGCAGACAAATACCACACGCGTACAAAATAAACTTTTACTATAACTTTTCGTCTttctaatcataaaaaaaaaatgctttgaaaaACGTCATGCAGCCTGAGACATTTTTCGACAGACGCTTTACCAATTTGAAAACTGCAATCAAGAACCTCGCCTTTACACAATGAAATGTCGTAAAGTGTCATTCGTCAGCTTCAGGTCATGACCCCATTTCTGACCCTGGTTGTCATCAGTCGACCTTTCTTGGATCGAGAGTGTCACTCAGGTTTCTTTCGTTTTATCGGAATTACCTCTGATTGCCACCATAACCCTCGAGGTCATACTTGCCAGGTCAATTTGGGTCGCTTGCATCGTGGGTCGTCATGCCTCGGAGAATCagtcctccctccctccaaccCACCCGATAGCCAATGTcagccttccctccctccctcccgtccCTAGCCCCTCCCTCCCTTATCCATCGCTTCGTTACCAGTCATACAAAACGTATTCTAGCCTGTAATGTGGGTTACCATCggatttttatgaatatatagtttaatatataaatatatttagagagagaaaaatttaaatactagactcatatatttcatttacttCCATGGCCTTCTTGAAACCTTGCTTTCAAGTCATGATGTAAATGgacattgtaatttattttttgtctaaacATGGATATTTGAATGTATATACTAGTTTCAATAACAAAATGGTgaagttatttttatcatatacatgtagggacattatatatatatataatatatatatatatatatatagtatatatctatatatatatatatatatcacgtcacGAACATGTTAGTGGCATGTCCTCCTTTCTGGAAGACAGTCTTCGTGTTTGTCTGTCTCCAACAACTCCTTTTATGGGCGTCACCATAAAAACCAACTTTCAGATTTGGGTTGAGTATCCTTTAGGACGAAATTAGGATAGCCGACATAGGAGTTCTGGctatgtacattttattttactttccttttttttccatgaCGTCTGAACGGGCCAAGTGTCTTAATATAACCATATCAGAAGAAGACAAAAGAAGCAAATGTGTTTTTGAAGAAGACAGGCAGATGTGAACTACATTTTTTTCTGCTGTTTTCCTTGACAAATCGCTATGATAAGTGTATAAGTGTTCATCTTATTGTTATAGCTTATATGTTAAGTACAGATTTCTCTTGTTGTCAAATAAAAATCACGTTCTGTTAGTTGCTCTTTTCAATGAAACGAAGGAATCGTTCACTGTgagataaaagaaaatcattttaataataataataataacaataataataataatgataacaataataataatgataagcctTTCAAGCTGTTCAGGCCACTTCTCTCATCTTTCTCTTCCATTTCTTCACTTCCCTCCCTCACCCCCTCCACCTCcgcctcgtcctcctcctcctcctcctccctctatgACTTCCACTTGAGTAGTATGAAAAGTAACTTATTTTTTCATGGATTTGGAATAAATTAAAACAAGAGGAAAATGCCACTGATCTCACAATAATTGGACCAGCAATTCGTAAGCGTTAGTACATGTCACACTCTATAGATAATGAATAGCCATATTTATCTTATGTGGATTGGAGATTATAATTGTTCACATGGAGGATTAACACGTCATGACGAATTAATGCTCTGTTGGTTTTGTTTGATCGTAGATGTTTCATCCTCTCCATGTTTGTGTTATGTAGCATTTGATCATCATTTATCAATTTAATATTCGGAAACATCCTCATTTTGAGCATCTTCATCTGAACTGACAAATACCCGTTGTAGTAAACTTTGAAGGAATTCGACAGTCCTAGACTTCCTCTCTGTTTTCGTTGCAAAAGAAAAACGCAGCACAGACTTTTGTCGCGTGAAAAGGAACACGCCaagcaaatgaaaaacaaaatgaaaaacgttCAGTCAAGAAATGATAAGAAGACCCTTTACATTTCTCCACAGTAAACACCGACTTGACTTGAATGTTGTTTTTCATTAAACTGAATTCTGATACAggaccttgttttttttttcactatcaaGAACTATGGAGAACATTttatctcctccctctctctctctctctctctctctctctctctctctctctctctctctctctctctctctctctctctctctctcatgcatactgCCACCCGTTCTTACCGCCCCTCGGTCGGTCCTCCTTTTTTGTGATATCAGCGCCATTTTGTAGATGTTATAAAAACCGGTCTTAAACAGCTATTCCCACTTTCCTATTTTTGagataatataaatgaaagaattatGCACAGTGTTTCATTTCACCCGAAGGGAAAATCAACAATCATGCATGGATGAAAATATTGCAGGAAAAGAATTTTAATTTCAAGTGTAAACAAACTCCATCGGTTAACATCATCAGAAAAACTgaggaggaaatgaaaaaaaaaaatttaagctggGAATTAGACGAGCAAGGACTACAAAATAGAAAAGTCTTCATGAATATTGTCGTGAAACCTAAACGTTAGAAAAAGACTAAACTTCCGAAGATGAATCTGCATTAACTTACGTTTATTACTGAATATGAATAACCTGAAAATGTGGCAAACTAAAGTTTGTAAGCTGACATATTTCCCAGCGTAACGAATGCAAATAACTTGATAGAAACAAAAAGAGGTAATCTTGTGTATTTCTTGGCTACAATTGTACTTTAAATCAAATAACACTTTGGCTTTATTGAAAATGTCTGTCTCTTGACTACACTTAACGGATAAAGAAAAGGATTTACCTTGAAATAATATACATCTCAGCCCCTATTAACTTGACTAAATTCAAGCATATTTAATAGGCTGCCCTCCCTAAGCAAAATGGATTAATATGAAACATTTCCCTTTGACTTGGCTGCTGTCAACAGATTTaatggaaaacaaatatatttgtataagttGAAACATTTCTCAGGCTCTTTACTAtcataaggaaaaaatataaaacatttaaatCATCTTGAAATGGCCTTGGTCAAGAAGAAGCCGACGGCTAAAAGGAACTGGTTATCCCTCAGTATCCTCAGTATCTGCCTTACCGTTTTAGTGGACGGACGTAATTTTAAAACGCCGCCCCCAATTCCTGGTTTATTACCAGGACAAAATTTTACAACGGCCACCAGTTCCTGGTTTATGAACTGGACAAAATTTTTAAACGGCTCCAGTTCTTGGTTTTCAAGCTAGACAAAATTGTAAAACGGCCACCAGTTCCTGGTTTATTACCTGGACAAAATTTTACAACGGCTCCAGTTCCTGTTTTATTAACTGGACAAAATTGTAAAACGGCTCCAGTTCTTGGTTTACAAGCTAGACAAAATTGTAAAACGGCCACCAGTTTCTGGTTAATTAACtggacaaaatttttaaaatccctccAGTTCCTGGTTTATTAGCTGGACAAAATTTTAAAACGGCCCCAGTTCCTGGTTTATTAGCTGGTCAAGATTTTAAAACGGCCCCAGTTCCTTGTTTAATAGCTggacaaaattttaaaatggcCCCAGTTCCTGGTTTATTAGCTGGACAAAATTTTAAAACGGTCCCAGTTCCTATTTTATTAGCTGGACCAAATTTTAAAAGGGACCCCAGCCCCCTGTTCCTGATTTACTAGCTAGACAAGATTTTTAAAAGGCCCCCAGTTCCTAGTTATTAGTTGGACAAAATTTTGAAACTAGCCCCAGTTCCTGATACGGTTCATGATACAAGACTGTATTACTGACCATGGAATGAGAAAACAAACCATGGTGATTGGGAATGGAGTCATAGCAAAGACAACAAAGAAACGTGGCCTGACTCATAGTGGTAACTACAGAGGCATTGCACATACTTTGTTAGAGATGAATCCAGATCAAATATATGAATTTAGATTTATCATGTGCAGCAGTGTATGGAATTTAAAAATCCCCCTCAAAGCAGTTTTGCAGATTAAAGATAAGATTTGACATCATCCACAGGCCAATGTTAAGGAAGATCTTATATTACTATGGTATTCCTGTTCAATGCAGTATACAAAATTAgtataataatttgtatttatcTTGATTATGCAAATCGGAACTTTCTATGTATCAGTATTCCTCAGCATGAACTGGAAAGGTTGCTGAAACTTGGTACCAAGGTGGTCAATTGGAGGCAGGCAGGTCAATGGGATTCAAGCCAAAATCATCTCCCTTATGTTACAAGGCTCTGGTTTGCATAACTAGcacaaatacattttactttaaaaatttagtATCTGTTCCTAGAGATATATAAACCAATCAGACTCGGCTAAGTGACAAATTGACTTTCTACCCAGAAATGCCATGCTCCCAGTAGAGATCACTAGTAAGGGACAAGGGAAAGGTAACCTCTAATGCAATCGGGTGTATCACTGGGCCCATGAACCCTTGTAAAGACATAAAGTAGAGGGAGTCACACCTGATAAGCCAGAGATCTAAGAACGTACAAAAATCCCGTTGTTCATCCGTTCAACCTCCAGCATTATGTCATCCAAGTAACTTAACAAGGATTTTTTTCCACTAAGGGGGGCTTGGACACTACACAACCTGCTAAGCAGCCACAAACTTTTAGGCAATATCCCTGATGTAAAATGAGGAAAAGACAGTCCATCTGGACTTATTACCTGTGATACTCCAAGGTTTCTCCAAACAGTCAAGAATGGACAAACATCCCTGGCTTCATGAAATCTTGCCTAAACTGGGCAAATGTTCTCCTGTTCATAAAGCCAGAGAGAAAGGATATTCACGGACACCACCCTCATGTGCCTGCCAATACTACAGACATCTAACTAACACTCTTGACCTGAGAGGCCAGATTCTAAAAAGTGTTGTAACGTTCTAAATGGGCGCAAAACCATCTCAATTGGCTTCCAGTTAACAAATCTGAGGGAAGGAACCAAAAATCTCCAAATTTCTCTGCAATTTCTGAAAAACGTCTAGTTTTCACCTTAAACTCGTGAGCAAGAGTAAGAGGAATCTCCAGCCCTCCGAGTGCCAGCCAATATATAAAAGGCCATGCCAGACAAGATTCCAAAGGCTATGAAAGTGCAACTCACCAACAGCAGAACAAAACTGGAAGGTGGAGTCCCAATCTGAGGCATTTCTCTAAGGCTCAAATGTTACCTAAGTTAGGCTGAGGAGAATAAGAGTCATAACTTACACTGGAAGCTGAAACTAACAATGTTGGAAAACTATTCAAAGCTCGTATGAGCATCTGCAACTCTAACAAGGCAGAGAGGCCTGTCCTTCAGTCAAAAGACCTGGCTTATTGCAGAGCAACAGGTTTCACTGCAGTGTGTGAGAAGAGCTTGTTTTCATGAAGGTGGACAAGTAAGTCCACACCATGTGCAAAAGTAActccaaccagagagagagagagacttcatgtcTACAACACTAATCAGAGAAGGTTGGGGCTACCTCAAAATTTAGGGCTAACAGAAAAATGAGAGCAAATGAAACAACTTTGTGTGCTTGAACCAAAAAACCTAGCAAATTGGGATAAACTCAGCATGGGACCTATAAGGAGCTGCCATGGGGGTCACCCAAGACCaggagtgacagacagacagacagacagacagttgaTCATCTGACAAATCAGACTGGCAGAGGGAAAGTAGCTTACTCGATCTGCCGCACAGTAAGGACTCTTCTTATCTGCAGATCAGACCATTTATTGACCCAAGACACCACACGTAAGCAGCAACCACAGTAATCAGTATGTCTGTCTCATCTCTGAAGTGCACCCTACGGTCATCTCTATCAGCAAAATGGTTTTAACACGAGAAAATTAAGTTCAAAACCGAGACTAACAGTCTCTTGAAAAAACTACTCCAATTCTGCCTGAAGGAGTTCTAAAGGAAAAGAACCCTCAGTTCTTGACAGATTTCCCACAGCATCAGTTGGATTCTCTCCCAAAACAGAGGCTGACACACCTGTCTGCCCTGGTGAGTACTCTCAGGAATGCACACATGAATGATCAGATCTGGCAGTCCTCATCATTAAATCATGAACTGAGATTGACTTGCAACCACTCAAAATCATGGTCCATGTAGACTTTCATATAATTAGCCCGAACCTAACTAGTAAATGCTATGGACAAACACTTAGGGGCACTACAGTGCACATCCACATAAAGTATCTTGGATGAATCAGGAACAACCCCCATGTCTGAACAATCTCATCCACACAACTCGCCATGATATCCAGTGGTATCATAATGTGATAACTTTTCACATCCGCATGCACATAATCTGAGGATCTTCTACTCACACATTGGAAATTATGGGGGAACCATGCACTGCCCAAGGGGTTGCACCACCACGTAGTACATACAATTTTGATAGCTAGCAGTTTCACACAGTGGCAACCTGTGAACCTTCTGTCTGCAAGCACAGAATATTGGGAACATGCTTACATTGAGTGAGAACATAATGTTAACTCTTCTCAGCATATCTTGGTAGATGTATGAAAATGGAAAGGATCCTGGACAGTCCTCATGTCTTGGAAGGAAACATATGGTCACTGGTTCAACAGCACAAGGGAGCCCTGTGTcaaacttatatactatatacagcaGACATCCCACCCATAGGTGAATGAATGCCATCAACCCCCAAAAGAAGGGAGTTGCAGGTAAGtaattcttctcttctttttttttcttttacttttaggtGTATAATTCCTTTTTAATTGTTATACAGTACTTATTgtgtcatttttatctttatccttCCAAACTTGCAAGCACCTGCAGATTCCATACCATAGGCCTGTTCTATACATCCACATTCAGTACCCtacccatcccagtaagcaagtcAACCACAAGctcttcacttttttattttgtaaataaattgttatacattttataaaatactgTAATATCTATACACAAGTagtttattctaattttcatcattacattatgtaagcaggttgagacatactcgggaccagttgattcctttaatgtacatgagttgattacagattaagggatgagcgggaactgacttgtcttttcccgaaccccgtgcaaagagatacacataacagggaaaacatatcgtacctcaaatggaacattcctacacctCCCCTTTAAGATCAAAGCTCCCTCATCCTAGTCTACATCTTTCAATATCACTGAAAGGTAAggagttctttttttattttatattttttataacattttatataatactgTAATACGAATTGATACTGTATaactttattctaatttttatcaCATATTCATACactaatttttatcattacattatCATTTCCCGACTTGCCAAGCACCTTTACTGTCCTACCAGAGATCCCTCATCCTAGCCTACATCTTTTAAATCACTGAAAGCTAacaaattcttcactttttatttttataaatctttGTAACAACAGTATTATACATTGGCTTATGAAATACTATAATACACTACAGTAATGTACAGTACATATTTTAATTGCATACCGTAgtaatttatcattatcattccaggCTCCCTAACACATGTACAATTGTACATCTTCATCTCCAACAACCTAGCCTACGGTTGCTACAGTAACAAAGCTCCCCATTCAAAGcaaacatagtatatttaaaacataagtatagatttctccttttagttgcaaaataataaaactggtaaaggtagtaacatatgaagtaaagggaattcagctataataaagatagtccttcggacacagcgctggaaca
Protein-coding regions in this window:
- the LOC135206188 gene encoding probable nuclear hormone receptor HR38 isoform X4; this translates as MLVLQPQQSLLHPSVAEALSASYGLASSFGDDSLGGTTSEEFKLGSAFTATPTPSYGESSETTFGDVFQAEYLLTAPPLEDLKPVITHPSTGTPPPGSPGQSASASAAAAAAAAAAALPSFQETYSPRYRPLGSDVFTFKTDEGRPADYSQPPPAHQAFPQASPQQQQQIQQQAQLPPQQQQQQQPTSFEAYTQASHVYTRPAPYPSPSVPVTHAYSGPAKTFSSEFYPAAPTYDALQPLHPEHYMRPSTSQQYTEMGPASTSNTPPVSFLSRKGDHIDPTLMRLHAPPMSAPRPASEQKPQSPSQLCAVCGDTAACQHYGVRTCEGCKGFFKRTVQKNAKYVCLADKNCPVDKRRRNRCQFCRFQKCLVVGMVKEVVRTDSLKGRRGRLPSKPKSPQESPPSPPVSLITALVRAHVDTTPDVSNLDYSQYREPSNGTDSPTTEAERIQQFYALLTSSIEVIRHFAEKIPGYHDLAREDQDLLFQSASLELFVLRVAYRLVSNPDETKFVFDSGRVLHRSQCERSFGEWLQGILDFSGSLKAMDLDISAFACLSALTIITERHGLKDTKKVEQLQMKIINSLRDHVTYNAEAQKKPHYFSRILGKLPELRSLSVQGLQRIFYLKLEDLVPAPQLIENMFVSSLPF
- the LOC135206188 gene encoding probable nuclear hormone receptor HR38 isoform X3 produces the protein MLLVEGVDVTQESSLTPDETPAVPHPSFTPPHSHPHNMLVLQPQQSLLHPSVAEALSASYGLASSFGDDSLGGTTSEEFKLGSAFTATPTPSYGESSETTFGDVFQAEYLLTAPPLEDLKPVITHPSTGTPPPGSPGQSASASAAAAAAAAAAALPSFQETYSPRYRPLGSDVFTFKTDEGRPADYSQPPPAHQAFPQASPQQQQQIQQQAQLPPQQQQQQQPTSFEAYTQASHVYTRPAPYPSPSVPVTHAYSGPAKTFSSEFYPAAPTYDALQPLHPEHYMRPSTSQQYTEMGPASTSNTPPVSFLSRKGDHIDPTLMRLHAPPMSAPRPASEQKPQSPSQLCAVCGDTAACQHYGVRTCEGCKGFFKRTVQKNAKYVCLADKNCPVDKRRRNRCQFCRFQKCLVVGMVKEVVRTDSLKGRRGRLPSKPKSPQESPPSPPVSLITALVRAHVDTTPDVSNLDYSQYREPSNGTDSPTTEAERIQQFYALLTSSIEVIRHFAEKIPGYHDLAREDQDLLFQSASLELFVLRVAYRLVSNPDETKFVFDSGRVLHRSQCERSFGEWLQGILDFSGSLKAMDLDISAFACLSALTIITERHGLKDTKKVEQLQMKIINSLRDHVTYNAEAQKKPHYFSRILGKLPELRSLSVQGLQRIFYLKLEDLVPAPQLIENMFVSSLPF